One genomic region from Bubalus bubalis isolate 160015118507 breed Murrah chromosome 12, NDDB_SH_1, whole genome shotgun sequence encodes:
- the CD8B gene encoding T-cell surface glycoprotein CD8 beta chain — protein sequence MQARLWLLLAAQLAALHGSLALVQTPASLMVQTNQMVTLSCKTQTSPSNARIYWLRLRQALSANSHYEFLASWESKKTVYGKEVDAEKLTVLGNPPQNMLTLQNVKPADSGVYFCMIIGIPNLIFGTGTQLSVVDVLPTSPQPTKKTSPKKKVCHRVPNPVAQKRLPCAPLILGLLAAGVLILLVSLGVAIHLRCLQRRARLRLLKQFYK from the exons ATGCAGGCGCGGCTGTGGCTCCTCCTCGCCGCGCAGCTGGCAG CTCTGCATGGCAGCTTGGCCCTCGTGCAGACCCCTGCATCCTTGATGGTTCAGACCAACCAGATGGTGACGCTGTCCTGTAAAACCCAAACCTCACCTTCTAACGCACGCATCTACTGGCTGCGGCTGCGCCAGGCCCTGAGCGCTAACAGTCACTATGAGTTCCTGGCCTCCTGGGAGTCCAAAAAGACTGTGTATGGCAAGGAGGTGGACGCGGAGAAGCTGACTGTGCTTGGAAATCCCCCCCAGAACATGCTCACGCTCCAAAATGTGAAGCCTGCCGACAGTGGTGTCTACTTCTGCATGATCATTGGGATACCCAACCTGATCTTTGGGACGGGAACTCAGCTGAGTGTGG TTGATGTACTTCCTACCTCTCCCCAGCCAACCAAGAAGACCAGCCCTAAAAAGAAAGTGTGCCATCGAGTCCCAAACCCGGTGGCTCAGAAAC GTCTGCCCTGTGCCCCGCTCATCCTCGGCCTCCTGGCAGCTGGTGTCCTGATTCTTCTGGTGTCCTTGGGTGTGGCCATCCACCTGCGCT